Below is a genomic region from Zeugodacus cucurbitae isolate PBARC_wt_2022May chromosome X, idZeuCucr1.2, whole genome shotgun sequence.
AAAACTGGTACTATACAAATTAGTACAAATAAGCGCGAGCAGGTCATAGTGGGCGTCGAGCTGGTCAGAGCGCAAAGCTGATTGAATGCGAGAAAACAGTTCCAAAGCGTATTTCAGCGCCGATAACATTGGTTATTCTGCGAAAAGCTAGTTTTGGACATAAAATTCTttggaaaaagtaaaattaaaatgaaaatcatatgCTGTCATTCATCATTTAATGGCATTCTTGTTGAACTTTTCTTGAGTACAGTCGTgtgttttggtttatttaaaatgaatgtaGAACAATTAATAAGTGAAGTTTTTTCTCGGCCGGCTTTGTGGGAccagaaaaataaatgttatcttAACCGTGTTTTAGTGGAAAAGCTATGGATGTCCGGTGCTTCAGAAATGAAAATACCAAGTAAGTTACattgaaatttgttatattttattcatgcatacgaaattacaaaatttatctcTTATTAATCTACCATTTTTGACACTTGTTTTATTGaattcttttatgattttttccaaattttctttttgcacttcttcttttaaattttcatctaATCCCTCTAAATCAATAATTATGTTGTGTAGAAGGCATATACATTTTACAAGGAGTTCAGCGAACAAAGGATCCGTTTCAATGGGTTTCCATAATATTCTGAACCTTGCACTTAATAACCCAAAGGCGCATTCAATGCACTTTCTTGCTCTTGAAAGCCGggcattaaaatattcatgGTCTTCCGTTATCTCCTTTCGGCTATACGGCCTTAACAAACATTCTAAAAGGGGATAAGCCTCATCCCCAAGAAATACATATGGCACAATTTCTTCACTGTTTGGCAGACATGTATTTCCTGGTACAGGTAGTTCTCCACTTtttaaaagattaaagattttGGAAGAGCTAAAAGTGCCACCATCACTTTGCTTTCCGTATCCACCAACTTCAACCGCAATAAATTTGCAGTTGGCATCGGCAATACCTTGCAATACAATagaaaaaaagtgtttataattataatacatgGAGCCAGTA
It encodes:
- the LOC128923103 gene encoding uncharacterized protein LOC128923103 translates to MDSSDDEYLASATVLKYFINKKLFGKHPINDKRSEFGEFHHLYSDLRKYPAKFKEYTRMSIETFDYILEKIGDKLKKKWSNFIKVPICPCERLIVTLRFLATGASFASLAFSFRLGKSTVGAIVKETTQVLWDNMFTIHMPQPNEQCFQEIAEQYWKLWNFPNCIGAIDGKHIRIKCPGNTGSMYYNYKHFFSIVLQGIADANCKFIAVEVGGYGKQSDGGTFSSSKIFNLLKSGELPVPGNTCLPNSEEIVPYVFLGDEAYPLLECLLRPYSRKEITEDHEYFNARLSRARKCIECAFGLLSARFRILWKPIETDPLFAELLVKCICLLHNIIIDLEGLDENLKEEVQKENLEKIIKEFNKTSVKNGRLIRDKFCNFVCMNKI